The Curtobacterium sp. MCSS17_015 genomic sequence TCCCGCCCGACGAACGCCGAGACCACGACCGGACCGACCAGGCCCGGGAGCCGCGTCATGCCGCCCCCGTGACCGCAGGGGTCAGCCCGGGCAGCACCTTCGCGCCGATCAGCCTCCGCCCGGCCGTCGACGTCCAGGTCGTGCAGGACCGCCTGCGCGACCTCGGCCAGAGCCGCAGCACCGACGCCCTCGCCGAGCGCGCCGAACTGCTCCGACTGCTCGGTCGGCTGGACGAGGCGCTGACCGTGGCTGAAGAGGTGTTCCGGTTGGCGATGTTCACCGGGGAACGCCAGGACAAGGTCGGCGCACGGATCCGCCGGGCGCACATCCTGCACGACCTCGGTCGGTACGAGCGTGCCGCGACCGAGGCCTCGCTGGCGCGGGACACCGCCGCGACCGAGGAGTGGCCGGAACTCGAGGGCGCCGCCGCCGAGATCGAGGGCTGGTCCCTGCACGAGCTCTCCCGCTTCGAGGAGGCCCGCGCCGTCCTCAGCCGCGCGTACGACGCCTTCCGCGCCGCCGGTGCGCCCTCGGAGCGGACCGAGGCGCTCCGCACCGCCGTCGAGGCTGCACTCCGGGCCTCCATGGCGCAGCCCGCCGCGGAGCCGGACACCGCTCGTCCGCGCACCGCCCGCGAGGTCGCGGTGCGGACCGACGACGAGCCGCAGACACGGGTGGCCGAGCCGCAGGAACAGGTCCCGCCGGTTCGACGCCGGGTGCTCGGCGCTCCGGACGCCGCCCGGACCGAAGGGGACTCGCTCTGGGGTCGTCTGGCCGCCCGGAAGGACCGGTCCGACGAGGGCCAGGGTCCGCGCGGGGAGCAGTGACCGCGCTCGACCGCGTCCGTTCCCGGGCTGCCGAGCTGATGGGCGCCCACCTGGCGGACCGCTCCTGGGCCTTCGCGTTCGACAACGCGAAGACCCGCGCCGGCCAGTGCGACTTCGCCCGCCGTCGGATCACCGTGAGTCGGC encodes the following:
- a CDS encoding tetratricopeptide repeat protein; translated protein: MSLPPDERRDHDRTDQAREPRHAAPVTAGVSPGSTFAPISLRPAVDVQVVQDRLRDLGQSRSTDALAERAELLRLLGRLDEALTVAEEVFRLAMFTGERQDKVGARIRRAHILHDLGRYERAATEASLARDTAATEEWPELEGAAAEIEGWSLHELSRFEEARAVLSRAYDAFRAAGAPSERTEALRTAVEAALRASMAQPAAEPDTARPRTAREVAVRTDDEPQTRVAEPQEQVPPVRRRVLGAPDAARTEGDSLWGRLAARKDRSDEGQGPRGEQ